The Paenibacillus spongiae nucleotide sequence ATTTGACCTGCGACATAGCCCTCCGATTCGATGAATGATTCCGTCTGCGGATCGTACAGCGCAAGCGCGCACACAAACCGGGCATCGCTTAGAAGCTTGGATCCGTCCGGAAGCGGCTCCTGCTTACCGGATTCAAATCCGGCAAGCTTCGCAAGCTCGGCAAGCAGCTTGGCATTATTGCTAGCATCATTGGCGCCAGCGCCGGAATATCTGGCCGAATAGATGCCGGGCTCACCGTTAAGTTTGGCTACGGCGAGGCCGGAATCGTCCGCAAGCACAGGCAGCTTCAACGCCTCCGCTACCGTCTTCGCCTTCTTGCGCGCATTCTCGGCAAAGGTAGCGCCGTCCTCGACCACATCGGGCAATTCCGGATAATCGAACATGCTGACAACATTCATGCCCAGCTTACCGAACGCAAGCGCAAATTCCCGCACTTTGCCGGCGTTCTTCGTAGCAACGACGACCGTTCCGCCGTTCTTCATACGTTTGCCGTTCCAATCCGGCTGCCAATTGCGCCGAGCGCTTCCCGCTGCTTGGCAACGAGCTGGCCAATGCCGTCCTCAGCCGCGGCCAGTAGGGAATCAAGCTCTTGGCGGGAGAAGGGCGACTCCTCGCCCGTTCCTTGAACCTCAACGAATTTCCCGGCTCCGGTCATGACCACGTTCATGTCCACCTTTGCCTTGGAATCCTCTTCGTAGTTCAGATCAAGGAGCGTCTTCTCCTGGATGACCCCGACACTGACCGAGGCCAGATAGTCCGTGAGCGGATATTTGGTGAATGGATGGTTCTGGTTCAGCTTATGTACTGCCAGAGCCAGTGCAAGGAATGCACCGGTAATGGATGTCGTGCGCGTGCCGCCATCCGCCTGAATCACGTCGCAATCAATCGTGATGGTCCGTTCGCCGAGCGCTTGCAGGTCGACGACCGAACGGAGCGCCCTGCCGATCAAGCGCTGGATTTCCATCGTGCGGCCGGTTAGCTTCCCCTTCGCTGATTCGCGCTGATTACGCGTCTGCGTCGCGCGAGGGAGCATGGAATATTCCGCCGTAATCCAGCCTTTGCCCTGCCCTTTCATGAAGGGAGGCACTCTTTCTTCCACAGAAGCCGTGCAGATCACTTTCGTATCGCCAAATTCTATGATTACGGAGCCTTCCGCATATTTATTCGTGTTCATCTCAATGGTGACCGGCCGAAGCTCGTTCCATTGTCGTCCATCTGTTCTCATGTTCCGTAATCCTCCAATTTCTTCTTACCCCGTAGTCGTACGGCACTAAGCCATTCCGTACCATTTTACCAAAGACAAGCATGAATTGCACCTGATCGCAATCCGCTCATCCCCTCTTTAGAGGATAATTCCGCAGAAATCCGCGTTGGCTCAGCGGTTGAAGCTGGTTGGAACCTCTATCCCGCCGCATAAAGAAAGAGCTCAAGCCGTCAAGGACGGTCTGAGCTCTTTCCTGCGCGTTGCTTTATAGGCGGATTAAGATTTAAAGGCGTTCATATGGTCAGGACGGCTAACCGGCTGGCTGTAGGACTGGTTATTCGTATCCACGACATCGGTCTTGCCGTTGATTTTAATTTGGACTTTGCCGAAGCCTGTATTCTCAGTCAGCGCCAGCACGACAGCTTCCAGCATCTCGGCCGGCTGTTGGACGCCTTCCTTATAGGCGCTGTCCTCCAGATCAATGGTGACGATATCATTCTTCTTCGTGATGTCCTTGACGACCACATCCGGCGTGATGACCGCATTCAACCGGGTGCCATTGCTGAGCGGGCCGGCAATAAGCTGATCGATGGCGGCCTTCGCCTTATTATTCGTCCGGTTAATCAGACGGGTGACCGGAACATAATAGGGTTCGTCGTCTGGCGTAACAGCGGAGAAATACAAGGTGACGGCAGTCGACTGACTGTAGTTGAGCCCTTCGGCGGCTTCCAGATTGATGCCCACAGTCCTGGTCATAGGCTGGTCGAGCGGCATCCCTTCCACCGGCATTTCAGTCAGCTCCTCGCCTTCCAGCCAAATCTGAACCTTCTGTATGCCTTCCATTCCGGTCAGCGTCCATGTCACGGCTTCAACGATCCTGCGCTCCTCGGAAGCGCTGTAATCACCGAACGATTTGGAGAAATCGACGATGGCCAGCTTTTGATCCGGTACGATCTTAAAGTCCTTTACTTGAGTCCCTTTCGGCAGTACCGCCTGGAACCCTTCAGGCAGCTCGCTCGCCAGCGCGCCGCCGTCGACCATCAATTCAAGCGCCTTCTGACCGGCCTTCTCCTCATTACCGAGCGCAGCAAGCACAGTAACCGGGGCGAGCAGATTATTCGAATCCTTCAGATACACAGTCATCTGCGTCTGCTGTCCTTGCGTGTCGGTTTGTCCGGTTACATTGCCTTCACCTTGGCTGGCGTTGTTCTGAGCAGCATTTTGAGGCGGATCGATTTGATTGCTTGCTTCCTGCGAGAATAGCCCGCAGCCGGTCGTCAGAATGGGCAGCGCCAGCGCTCCGGCGAGCGCAGCCCGGCGAAACAGGCGGTAGTGAGTCATGTCGGTTTTTCCTCCCTTTTCGAATGGATGCATTTGGTACAAGTCCTCTTTTGTAGTACTATGTATACGAGCCCGGAATACGAATTAGACCAGCTTTGTCCCACATTTCTAGACAAGAGGTGCATCCGATGACGAAATCCAATATGTACAGCTTGAACAGCCAGAAGGTTGCGGCCGCAACCGAAGAGTGGCTCACGAACCGCGGCGTCAGCAAGATGCAGATTGCGGAGCTTGTGCTTTTTCTCCAGAAGGATTACTTTCCGGAACTGGATCTTCAGGAATGCGAGAACAACGTCGATGCCGTCCTGAGTAAACGCGAGGTGCAAAATGCCATTCTCACCGGCATCCAACTGGACCTGCTCGCAGAGGAAGGCAAGCTGATGACTCCGCTGCAGGAAATGATCGAGAACGACGAGGGGCTATACGGCTGCGATGAAATATTAGCCTTATCGATCGTGAACGTATACGGCAGTATTGGTTTCACCAATTTCGGCTATATCGATAAGCTTAAACCAGGCATACTGAAGAAACTCAACGACAAGAATGATGTCCCCTGCCACACGTTTCTGGATGACATCGTCGGCGCTATAGCTGCCGCAGCCAGCAGCCGCATCGCCCACCGCAAGCAAGCCGAGCGCGAAGGCAGCACCACCCCGCCGCTCGATTAACGACAGAAGACCGTCCATTGGAGCAGCATGCTCTTGTGGACGGTCTTTTTTGATGAGACGCGGTTGGGCAGCTGTGCGTCACATGTAACGCTCTTTTTCGGCGTTACAGACGTTGCTGGACTCTGCTCCTCGAGGGCGGATGCTCTGCTGCCGCAGCTGGCAGAAACATCGACCGGGACGTCAACAGCTCAGCCATTATGCCACAACCAAAACTTGCCTAAGAGCTGAATATTCACCGCCCCGGAGCTTTAGCGGAATCCGGCAGCTGCCAGGTGCCCGCAGATATAGAAAGGACCTCTCGACGTCGTTGTCAACTCGTCAAGAAGTCCTCATCTCTACCGGCGCTCCAACGCCTCTATGGTACGTATTGCCGCCTCCTTGCCCTGCCGGATGCAGTCGGGCAAATCGAAGCCGTCGAATGCCGCGCCGGTTGCCCATACGCCCGGCAGCTTGGCGGCAAGCTCGCCGCGCATGGCGCCGATTTGCTGGAGATGGCAAACCGGATATTGCGGCATGGAACGGTGCAGCCTTGTGATCACCGTGAAAATCGGCTCGGCGGTGATGCCCATCAGTTCGCGAATGTCGTGTTTGACCGCTGCTGCGAGCTGGTCATCGGGCAAATCCACATCCGCTTCGTCTCCTGCGCGACCAGTATTGCACCGAAGCAGACATTGATCCGCTGGGCTAGCGTGCGGCCACTTGGCTGAAATCCATGTGCATGCTGTAATGGACGTACCCTCCGAGCGGGGGATAACGAACTCCGATCCGTCAGACTCAAGACCGAACGTCTCTTTCTTGAAAGCCATTGTTACGTTGGCGACCGACACATAACGAACAGCTCTCAGCGCAGCCGCATCAATATGGGGCTCCAACAGATCTGCGGCATCATAAGCAGGCATTGCCAGCACGATTCCGTCCGCTTCAATCGTTTCACCGTTGCTGAGTACCACTCTATATGGATATCCACGCTCAGCTTCCCGGGCGGTGTCAATATTCACACCGGGAAAAAAGCCATCCGCAGGTTCGATGCGAACCGCCTTCGTCTCCATCCTCCGTTCGACGCCGATGAGCGACCGGTCAAGCGCATTCACCATCGTCGCAAGCCCGCCCTTGAACGTTAAGAAAGCGGTACGCGCAGACGCTGGCAGCTTATCCGCGTCCACTGCTGCAGCCGGCGTCTTGCCGCGGCTGGCTTTCATGCCTCTGATAAGACTGCCGTATTTACGCTCCGATTCCCCGAATTGCGGGAACGCGGCCTGCAAGCTCAACTTGTGCAGGTCTCCAGCATAAATACCGCCAAGCAGCGGCTCCGCGATCCGTTCCATCACTTCCGGGCCGAGCCGCCGCGACAGAAAGCTGCCCAGCGACTCGTCGTCGTCCGTTTTCTTGGCAGGCAGCACCAGATCCATCAACGCACGAAGCTTGGCTCCCCAAGTCAGGATGCCTGTCTTCACGAACGGAGCAATCTCCGTCGGAATGCCGAGCATCAGGCCGGGAGGCATCGGATGAAGCTTGCCGCGATGCATGATATACGTCTTCTCGGCGGCCGGATTCGTCCCGATGAGCTCCTGATCGATGCCAAGCTCGAACGCGAGATCGATGACCGGTTTCTTGCTCGCCAAGAAGGAATCCGGCCCGCGTTCGATAACGAAGCCGTCGCGATGCAAGGTGCTGATTTTGCCTCCGAACCGTTCAGCCGGATCGACGATGGTCAGCTCCGGCTTCCTCCCCCTCGCCGCTGCTTCCCGAAGAAAATAAAAAGCGGAGCTCAGTCCGCTGATCCCGCCGCCAATCACGACGATCCGATCAGGTTGTCCGATTCTCCGCATAAGCTTCATCTCCTACAAAATTTTAACGAGGCAATCTGCCGGCAATAATCGCGTCCAATTGCTCGCAGCGTGTATGTAAGTGATCATCTAACGCCATGGATCCTTGGCTTCCACCGATTCCGCAAGGGTCTGCATGTAGAATGGATCCGTGTTCAGCATTTCGATACGTTCGAACTTCATGCCAAGCCCGCCTGCCGCTGTCTTCGCTTCGATATCGAGGTCGTACAGGACCTCCAGATGATCCGACACGAAGCCGATGGGTACGGAGAGCACCTGCTTGTACTCCTTATCGGCCGTCTCCTGCAGCGTCTCGAGAATATCCGGACCAAGCCAAGGCTCCCGGGTTCTTCCCGCGCTTTGCCAAGTAAATTCCCAATCCGTCACGCCCGCCCGCTGCGCGATCGCCGACGATGTTTCCAGCAGCTGTTTCTCGTAGGGATCATTCGATTCCCGGATTCGGACCGGCAGACTGTGAGCGCTGAACAGCGCCTTAATCGGCTGCTTCCGGTCAAATTTGGCGAGCGCGGATACAACCCGATCTACAAGCGCTTCGATCAGCTTCGGATGAAGATGGTAACTTTCCACGGATACCATTTCGATTCCGACCTCATCCGCCTTATCCTTGGCCCGTTTATTATATCCGCCGACGCTCATCGTGGAATAATGCGGTGCGAGCACAATGGTAACAGCGCGCTTGATTCCGTCCTCCGCCATCTTAGCAACGCCATCCTCGATGTAGGGCGAAGCATGCTTCAGCCCTTGATAACAGGCATAACGTCCAGGTGCCAGCGCATCCAATGCGGCTTGAAGACCCGATACCTGCCGATTCGTATTCTCGCGGAGCGGGAACACGCCGCCGACCACGGCTTCGTATCGTGCGGTCAATTCCGCCAGCTGCTCCGCAGTCGGAGCATGTCCGCGCCGGATGTGCGTGTAATAAGCCTCTATGCCCTCCATACTTTCCGGTGTCCCGTAAGACATCACGAGCACGCCGATCCGATTGTTAGACATGCTGTGACTCCTTCCGTCCTAAGCGGGCAATGGCTTCTTCGGAATAACCGTGTATGAATTCGGTCAACGCCCGCAATTTATCGAGAGACGCTTCCGGGAACAGCCCGTGTCCAAGGTTGAAAATATATCCTGGCTTCTCGATGCCTTGATCGATAATGTCGCGGGCGTACGATTCGATCGTTTCCATCGGAGCGGTCAGCACATACGGATCCAGATTCCCCTGGACCGCATAAGCGTCTTGCAGACGGCGGCGGCCTTCAGTTACCGAAACCCGCCAATCGAGTCCGATTACGTCCGCCTTCACGTTTCCAAGCAGAGGAAGAAGCTCCCCTGACGCCACGCCCGGGAAATAAATTTTGGGCTGCGGCAGATCCGACAGCTCATCGAAGATCCGTTCAATGGTTGGCAGCACGTACATCTTGAAATCGTTAGGCGATAGAGCGCCTACCCAGCTGTCGAACAGCTGGAACGCCTTGCCTCCGGCGGCCATATGAGCGCGCAAGTAGGCAATAACCATATCGCCGAGCTTATCCATCAATTGATGCCAAATCGCCGGTTCGCTATACATCAGCGTCTTAGTCCGTATGTACGACTTGGACGGGCGTCCTTCGATGAGATAGCTTGCGATCGTGAACGGAGCCCCGGCAAACGTAATCAAGGGAACCTCCAGCTCGCGGTCCAGAATGCGTATCGTCTCCAGCACGTGGGAGAGATCGCCTTCCACATCGATCGGCTTAAGCCGCTGAATGTCTGCGGCGGAGCGGATCGGATTGTCGATAACGGGTCCAACATTCGGCACGATATCGAAATCGATGCCGATCGAAGCGACCGGATTCATAATATCCGAGTATAGAATTGCTGCATCGACGCCGAGCTTCTTGACCGGCATAAGCGTAACTTCAGCAGCCAGCTCCGGCTGGCGGCAAATTTCGAGGAGCGAGTATTTTTCCTTTATCTTACGGTAATCGGGATCATAGCGTCCCGCTTGTCGCATATACCAGACGGGCACGCGATCGACGGATTCCTTCCGACAAGCCCGGATGAAACGGTCGTTATAGCTCATTGACCTTCCCCATTTCTATCATTTTCCCTTCGTTTCCATTATGCCCTTTTTACAAAGACGTAACAACCGCCACAGATCGACTTTCATTGACAAACATATGACAAATGGCTGGCCGCAAACCATGGCTGCATACAAAACGTTCCTGTTTACAAAACATTATTAAACCGTTAACACACGATTAATACATGCCCCTGAAAATAGGACAGGTAAAGCAAATGACCTTTAGAGGAGTTGTTTGAACGTGGGCATGGATAATAATATGGATCGCCGTACTTTCTTATCTTATTTGGGATCTGGTGCGGCTGCGCTGGCCGTCGCATCGAGCGGACTTGGGGTTCTGAACGGCAAGGCTTCGGCGGAATCCGCCGCTAACCATCTGTTCGGATTCAAGACGAATAAAGTATCCGGCTACTTCGAACCGATCGAGCCTTCATCGGCTGACGAGCTTATCCTGCCGAAGGGCTTCAAATACGACGTAGTCGCCGCTTATAACGACATCATCAACCCCGCAGGCGATACTTTCGGCTTCAACAACGACTTCACGCTATACTTCCCGATCAACGGATCGAATGAACGCGGCCTTCTGTGGGTCAACCACGAGTACTCCAGCGAAGTGTTCGTCCACGGGGAGAAAAAAGGCGGTAAATACACAGCGGAGCAAATCAAACAAATGCTGTACGTCCAAGGCGGATCGATCATTGAAGTGTACCGCGACGCCAATGGCGTATGGAAGCTTGATCCGACCTCGAAATACGGCCGCCGCGTAACCGGCTTGACCCCTTTTGAGCTCACAGGGCCGGCACGCGGTTCCAAGGCTGTCAACAATGCTACGAAGGTTCAAGGCACGTTCGCGAACTGCTCCGGCGGAATGACGCTGTGGAACACCGTGCTTTCCTGCGAAGAAAACTATGAAGGAACAAGCGCCGACGCCGGTCTGGATGCGACGCATTACGGCTGGGTCGTTGAAGTCGATCCTTTCGATCCTAGCTTTGCGGTACGCAAGCATACGGCACTTGGACGCTTCCATCACGAGAACGCTGCCGTCGGTTTGGCCAAGGATGGACGGGTTGTCGTTTACATGGGCGACGATACGACGGATGCATGCGTCTATAAGTTTGTAAGCAAAGGCAAATATAACCCATCCGCCGGGAGAAGCAACAGCGACCTGTTGAAGGAAGGAACGCTGTACGCCGCCGACATGAAGAGCGGCAAATGGATTGCCCTTACCATCGAAGCCGTAACGAAGGCGCTGAAGGACGAGAAGTTCAAGATTCCTTCTTCTGTCAAGGCTACGAAGGAAGAACTGCTTGCCAAATATAAGGAACAGGCCGATGTGCTTGTCAACACGCCGGAAGTCGCTAATTTGCTGGGCGCAACACCTACGGACCGTCCGGAAGATCTGGAGATCAGCCCGTTCGACAACACGATCTTCATTGCCCATACGAACAATGATAAGCACGGCAACATTCACGGCCATATTACCCGCTTCTTCGAAAAAGGCAGCGACCTCGGCGCGACGGAATTCGATTTCGAAATATTCGCTGCAGGCGGACGTCAAAGCGGATTCAGCGCGCCGGACAACCTGACATTCGACAGCAACGGCAACCTGTGGACCGTAACCGACATCTCTTCCTCCAAGCTGGGCAAAGGCGTCTATACGACATTCCAGAACAATGGCGTGTTCGTCATCCCGACGCATGGCTCGAACAAAGGCGAGGCGCTGCAATTCGCATCCGCCCCGATTGAAGCCGAAATGACCGGCCCTTGGTTCACGCCGGACGAGCGTACCTTGTTTATGGCTGTTCAGCACCCGGGTGAAGAGACGTCCGATCTGAAAAAGCCGACAAGCAAATGGCCGCACCGGAAGGGCGATACGATGCCGCGCCCGGCTGTCGTTGCCATCAGCGGTTTTAAACTATAAAGCAAACACGAGAAGGGAGATTAACCAATGCCATTCGGAAATATCGGTATAGGCGGACTTGTCTTGATTCTTATCATTGCCCTCATTATTTTTGGACCTTCCAAGCTTCCTGAGCTTGGGCGCGCATTCGGCCGGACATTAAGCGAATTCAAAGGCGCGACACGCGGTCTCGTGAACGGCGAAGACGGCGATTCGAAGAAAGACGACGCAGAAGCGCCTGTCTCCGCAGCAGCAAACAAATAAGATGAAGAATCCGAACGAGCAGAACGTGATCGGCCATCTGGAGGAAATGCGCAGCCGGCTGATCCGGACGCTGATCACGTTCATCGTAGCGACGGCTGCAGCTTTCATCTATGTTCGCGATATCTATCATTGGCTTGCGAGAGATGTCGACCAAAAGCTCGTCGTGCTTGGTCCCTCAGACGTCATGTGGGTCTATCTGATGATTGCTGGCGTCGTCGGTATCGCAATTACATTGCCGATTGCCGCCTATCAATTGTGGAAGTTCGTGAGGCCCGCCCTTCCCGAACAAGCGAGACGTTCCACGCTCGTCTTCATACCGGCGATCAGTCTGTTATTTATGATCGGCATCGCTTTCGGGTATTTCATATTGTTCCCGATGGTGCTCGGCTTCATGGAGAAGATGGCAGGCGAGGATTTTGCCACGATGTATACGGCTCAGAAATATTTCACGTTCATGATTCATATGACGGTACCGTTCGGCTTTCTGTTCGAAATGCCCGCCATCGTGATGTTTCTGACCAAGCTCGGGATTCTGAATCCTAAGCGCCTGGCCAAAGCGCGCAAGCTTGCCTACTTCATTCTGGCCATCATTGCCATTACGATTACGCCGCCGGATATTCTCTCCGATATTATCGTTATCGTCCCTCTCTTCCTGCTGTATGAAATCAGCATTACGATATCCAAGATCGTCTATCGTAAACAGCTGCAATTACAGACGGACGTCTAAGAAAATGCAAGCCTTCCTCGCAATATTCAGCCGGTCCGCTCCAGCGGGCCGGCTTCCCTTCTTTACCGATCTGTGCCCGCCTCGTTCGGACTTCATGTTTCGTTGTGCTATACTGGTTCTACTGGTTATTGAACGAGCAATGAGCGCAAGGAGGCAGGACAACGTTGGTACAATGGAAAAAAAACCTCATGGTGCTTTGGTTCGGACAATTTCTCGTTATGGCCGGGATGACGATGATCATTCCGTTTCTTTCGCTTTATTTGCAATCCGAACTCGGGCTTACCGACCCTCACGAAATTGCTACCTGGGCCGGTTTTATCTTCGCGGGCAACTTCATTACGGCATTCGTGTTTCAGCCGTTGTGGGGGAAGCTGTCTGACCGGTACGGACGAAAAATGATGCTGCTCCGTTCGGGCTTCGGCATGGCCATCGTTATGGTTCTGATGGGCTTTGCCACATCGCCTTGGCATCTGCTGCTGCTGCGGATGGTGAACGGCACCATATCCGGCTTCAACCCGGCATCCGTCTCGCTGATATCCGCGACAACCCCGAAGAACCGCATGGGCTTTGCAATGGGAACCCTTCAATCCGGAGGGATAGCGGGCACCATATTGGGACCGTTCATGGGCGGGCTGCTGGCCGATCAGGTCGGCTACCGGCCTATATTTTATATCACGGGCACGCTGCTGTTTCTCGCTTCATTGCTGGCCTTGTTCGTCGTGAAGGAATCCTTCGACCGAACGCAAGCGGCGCAAAAGCCCAATGTATCCGTGATCGAGGGGTTCCGCCGGCTCGGGCGAATCCCCCAGCTCATGTCATTATTCGCCGTTTCCTTCATGATTCAATTCGCTATGATCGGACCGATGCCGCTCATGCCGCTCTATGTGCAGGAGCTGCTTGGAACGACGGTCGATCTCGCATTCTGGGCCGGCTTCGTCGGATCTGCGGCGGGCTTATCCAATCTGGTAGCCGCCCCGCTCCTCGGCCGGCTCAGCGACCGGGTCGGACAAGAACGAATCCTTGGCATCTCACTGGTCGGGGCGGCCGTCATGTTCATCCCGCAAGCGATGGCGGACAGCGTGTGGCAGCTGCTTGTCTACCGGTTCATACAAGGAATGTTTCTGGGCGGCTTGATCCCATCCGTGAACTCGCTTATCCGCAAGCACACGCCCGATGGAATGGAAGGACGAGCATACAGCTTCAACAGCAGTACGCTAAGTCTCGGCAATATGATCGGGCCGGTGGTCGGCGGCTTCATCTCCGGCTGGATCGGCATCGAAGGCGTATTTCTCGTATCGTCCGGCTTGTTCATCCTTAACGCCATCTGGGTATGGCAAACACTCGCCAAACGAAACAATCGCGTGTCCCGCAGTTGACGGGCACGCGATTGTTTTGTTGAGTCGGCCTTATGATTTCACCATGGCAACCGCCAGTCCATCGTAAGCTGGAAGAAGCGTGCCGAGCAGCCTCTCTTCGTGGATCATCCGCTCATTGAATTGACGCATCGCGAGCACCGAAGGGCCGTTCTTATCCGGATCATAAATCCGGCCGTGCAGAAGCGCATTGTCCCCGACTATGATAGCCCCCGGCTTGGCCAGGCGGAGCGCCCAATCCAGATAAACCGGGTAGCTTTCCTTATCGGCGTCGATAAAGAAGAAGTCGAAGGTGCGTCCCTCTTCCGCCAGCTTCGCCAAGCTTTCCTTGGCGTCTCCGATCTTGTAGTCGACGATCGAACCGAACCCGGCGGCCTCCAGGTTGTCCCTGGCCACAACCGCGAATTCCTGAACCAGCTCCAGCGACGTTAGACGCCCGCCTTCCGCGAGGCCCCTGGCCAGACAGATTCCGCTGTAGCCCCCTAACGCCCCTATTTCCAGAACGTTCTCCGCCCGCGACATGCGAACCAGCATCGTTAACAGCTTCCCGTAACCGGGCGCAATCGATATCTCCGGCATCCCATGACTGCGGATCGTCTCCATGACGCGCGCTAAATCCACATCCTCCCCTAACAAGCCTTCGATGTACTGTTCTGCTGACATCCATGCCCCTCCCATTCTTGACGGATTGTAATTCATCCGGCGTTTGTCCTATACTTGATTGTATGATTTTAAGGGACCGGATACAACCGGAGATAGCGGAAGCGGAGTGATATTCATGAATAATTTGCAACTAATCGCCACAGCCCCTATGGGTCTTGAAGCCGTCGTGGCGCGAGAATTGAAGGACCTTGGCTATACGGAAACCAAAGTGGAGAACGGGCGGGTGACGTTCACGGGAGGGCTGGCGGATATTTGCCGCGCGAATTTATGGCTCCGCACCTCGGACCGCGTTCTGATCAAGATGGGTGAGTTCCCGGCGACCACCTTCGATGAATTATTCGAAGGCACCAAGGCGATCGAGTGGCCGGAATGGATTCCGGAAGACGGCGAATTCCCGGTTGAGGGCAGATCGCATAAATCCCAGCTTACAAGCGTTCCCGCTTGTCAGAGCATCGTCAAGAAAGCCGTTGTCGAGAAGATGAAGAGCGCCTACGGGACGGAGTGGTTCCCGGAGGATGGGCAGCGATACGTCATTGAAGTGTGGCTTCGCGACGACATCGCATTAATAACGCTCGATACGACAGGCCCGGGACTGCATAAGCGCGGCTACCGCAAGCTTGTGACCGAGGCTCCGCTTAAGGAAACGATGGCGGCCGCCATGATTCTGCTAAGTCGCTGGCGGCCT carries:
- the hemH gene encoding ferrochelatase, translating into MSNNRIGVLVMSYGTPESMEGIEAYYTHIRRGHAPTAEQLAELTARYEAVVGGVFPLRENTNRQVSGLQAALDALAPGRYACYQGLKHASPYIEDGVAKMAEDGIKRAVTIVLAPHYSTMSVGGYNKRAKDKADEVGIEMVSVESYHLHPKLIEALVDRVVSALAKFDRKQPIKALFSAHSLPVRIRESNDPYEKQLLETSSAIAQRAGVTDWEFTWQSAGRTREPWLGPDILETLQETADKEYKQVLSVPIGFVSDHLEVLYDLDIEAKTAAGGLGMKFERIEMLNTDPFYMQTLAESVEAKDPWR
- a CDS encoding GerMN domain-containing protein, coding for MTHYRLFRRAALAGALALPILTTGCGLFSQEASNQIDPPQNAAQNNASQGEGNVTGQTDTQGQQTQMTVYLKDSNNLLAPVTVLAALGNEEKAGQKALELMVDGGALASELPEGFQAVLPKGTQVKDFKIVPDQKLAIVDFSKSFGDYSASEERRIVEAVTWTLTGMEGIQKVQIWLEGEELTEMPVEGMPLDQPMTRTVGINLEAAEGLNYSQSTAVTLYFSAVTPDDEPYYVPVTRLINRTNNKAKAAIDQLIAGPLSNGTRLNAVITPDVVVKDITKKNDIVTIDLEDSAYKEGVQQPAEMLEAVVLALTENTGFGKVQIKINGKTDVVDTNNQSYSQPVSRPDHMNAFKS
- the hemG gene encoding protoporphyrinogen oxidase — translated: MRRIGQPDRIVVIGGGISGLSSAFYFLREAAARGRKPELTIVDPAERFGGKISTLHRDGFVIERGPDSFLASKKPVIDLAFELGIDQELIGTNPAAEKTYIMHRGKLHPMPPGLMLGIPTEIAPFVKTGILTWGAKLRALMDLVLPAKKTDDDESLGSFLSRRLGPEVMERIAEPLLGGIYAGDLHKLSLQAAFPQFGESERKYGSLIRGMKASRGKTPAAAVDADKLPASARTAFLTFKGGLATMVNALDRSLIGVERRMETKAVRIEPADGFFPGVNIDTAREAERGYPYRVVLSNGETIEADGIVLAMPAYDAADLLEPHIDAAALRAVRYVSVANVTMAFKKETFGLESDGSEFVIPRSEGTSITACTWISAKWPHASPADQCLLRCNTGRAGDEADVDLPDDQLAAAVKHDIRELMGITAEPIFTVITRLHRSMPQYPVCHLQQIGAMRGELAAKLPGVWATGAAFDGFDLPDCIRQGKEAAIRTIEALERR
- a CDS encoding PhoX family protein; the protein is MDNNMDRRTFLSYLGSGAAALAVASSGLGVLNGKASAESAANHLFGFKTNKVSGYFEPIEPSSADELILPKGFKYDVVAAYNDIINPAGDTFGFNNDFTLYFPINGSNERGLLWVNHEYSSEVFVHGEKKGGKYTAEQIKQMLYVQGGSIIEVYRDANGVWKLDPTSKYGRRVTGLTPFELTGPARGSKAVNNATKVQGTFANCSGGMTLWNTVLSCEENYEGTSADAGLDATHYGWVVEVDPFDPSFAVRKHTALGRFHHENAAVGLAKDGRVVVYMGDDTTDACVYKFVSKGKYNPSAGRSNSDLLKEGTLYAADMKSGKWIALTIEAVTKALKDEKFKIPSSVKATKEELLAKYKEQADVLVNTPEVANLLGATPTDRPEDLEISPFDNTIFIAHTNNDKHGNIHGHITRFFEKGSDLGATEFDFEIFAAGGRQSGFSAPDNLTFDSNGNLWTVTDISSSKLGKGVYTTFQNNGVFVIPTHGSNKGEALQFASAPIEAEMTGPWFTPDERTLFMAVQHPGEETSDLKKPTSKWPHRKGDTMPRPAVVAISGFKL
- a CDS encoding phosphatidylglycerophosphatase A family protein, yielding MTKSNMYSLNSQKVAAATEEWLTNRGVSKMQIAELVLFLQKDYFPELDLQECENNVDAVLSKREVQNAILTGIQLDLLAEEGKLMTPLQEMIENDEGLYGCDEILALSIVNVYGSIGFTNFGYIDKLKPGILKKLNDKNDVPCHTFLDDIVGAIAAAASSRIAHRKQAEREGSTTPPLD
- the rdgB gene encoding RdgB/HAM1 family non-canonical purine NTP pyrophosphatase, translating into MKNGGTVVVATKNAGKVREFALAFGKLGMNVVSMFDYPELPDVVEDGATFAENARKKAKTVAEALKLPVLADDSGLAVAKLNGEPGIYSARYSGAGANDASNNAKLLAELAKLAGFESGKQEPLPDGSKLLSDARFVCALALYDPQTESFIESEGYVAGQIIDRTRGVNGFGYDPLFWLPAFGRTMAELTPEEKHAISHRGQALEALLQQLT
- the rph gene encoding ribonuclease PH, coding for MRTDGRQWNELRPVTIEMNTNKYAEGSVIIEFGDTKVICTASVEERVPPFMKGQGKGWITAEYSMLPRATQTRNQRESAKGKLTGRTMEIQRLIGRALRSVVDLQALGERTITIDCDVIQADGGTRTTSITGAFLALALAVHKLNQNHPFTKYPLTDYLASVSVGVIQEKTLLDLNYEEDSKAKVDMNVVMTGAGKFVEVQGTGEESPFSRQELDSLLAAAEDGIGQLVAKQREALGAIGSRIGTANV
- the tatA gene encoding twin-arginine translocase TatA/TatE family subunit, with the protein product MPFGNIGIGGLVLILIIALIIFGPSKLPELGRAFGRTLSEFKGATRGLVNGEDGDSKKDDAEAPVSAAANK
- the hemE gene encoding uroporphyrinogen decarboxylase, with product MSYNDRFIRACRKESVDRVPVWYMRQAGRYDPDYRKIKEKYSLLEICRQPELAAEVTLMPVKKLGVDAAILYSDIMNPVASIGIDFDIVPNVGPVIDNPIRSAADIQRLKPIDVEGDLSHVLETIRILDRELEVPLITFAGAPFTIASYLIEGRPSKSYIRTKTLMYSEPAIWHQLMDKLGDMVIAYLRAHMAAGGKAFQLFDSWVGALSPNDFKMYVLPTIERIFDELSDLPQPKIYFPGVASGELLPLLGNVKADVIGLDWRVSVTEGRRRLQDAYAVQGNLDPYVLTAPMETIESYARDIIDQGIEKPGYIFNLGHGLFPEASLDKLRALTEFIHGYSEEAIARLGRKESQHV